A region of Kribbella sp. NBC_01245 DNA encodes the following proteins:
- a CDS encoding HEAT repeat domain-containing protein: MARPHPKEMIGAAAAEFGEDAVVDWCIALLTGEVTAEQAFSPELLPKLKWIGGEEVGGWAKLVAVNQYWVRVWAARALMYVWRDDAIPALLIAADDPAWRVREHVARVTAQRELGQLADALVPLLDHELPRVRATAVRALGAAGEYEHANALKPLRNDPDNTVRAAVDRALALLSQRLDRAL, encoded by the coding sequence ATGGCTCGTCCGCATCCGAAGGAAATGATCGGCGCCGCCGCCGCGGAGTTCGGCGAGGACGCGGTGGTGGACTGGTGCATCGCACTGCTGACCGGCGAAGTCACGGCTGAGCAGGCGTTCTCGCCCGAGCTGCTGCCGAAGCTCAAATGGATCGGCGGGGAAGAGGTCGGCGGCTGGGCCAAGCTCGTCGCGGTGAACCAGTACTGGGTGCGGGTCTGGGCGGCACGCGCCTTGATGTACGTCTGGCGCGACGACGCGATCCCGGCCCTACTCATCGCAGCAGACGACCCAGCCTGGCGCGTCCGCGAACACGTCGCCCGCGTCACCGCCCAACGCGAACTAGGCCAACTAGCTGACGCCCTCGTCCCACTCCTAGACCACGAGCTCCCGCGCGTCCGAGCCACCGCCGTACGCGCCCTCGGCGCCGCCGGCGAATACGAACACGCCAACGCCCTCAAACCCCTCCGCAACGACCCCGACAACACCGTCCGCGCCGCCGTCGACCGCGCCCTCGCACTCCTATCCCAACGCCTAGACCGCGCCCTATAA
- a CDS encoding sulfite exporter TauE/SafE family protein, with translation MDLSILLLAGLSIVVAALVQGTLGLGLSLVAAPVVTLLDPTLMPGGMLVLGMVMPTMTMAHEWRHVVWRQAGWLTGARIATTPLGVLVLAWVPANMIGGVVGGVVLLAVILTAWRLEVRATRTNLIVAGAIAGVSGTAASIGGPPAAVVLQHEHGPRLRATLAAFFLIGSIASLAALAIGGRLTSHQLLYGASWIPALALGFALAVPLQKRLRGPRLRIAVLVIAAASSIVVILRSIL, from the coding sequence ATGGATCTGAGCATCCTGCTGTTGGCCGGCCTTTCGATCGTCGTGGCGGCACTCGTCCAGGGCACCCTCGGACTGGGTTTGTCGCTCGTCGCGGCACCCGTGGTCACGCTGCTCGACCCCACGCTGATGCCCGGCGGCATGCTCGTACTGGGCATGGTGATGCCGACGATGACGATGGCGCACGAATGGCGCCACGTCGTCTGGCGTCAGGCCGGCTGGCTCACGGGTGCCCGGATCGCGACGACGCCGCTCGGCGTACTGGTGCTGGCCTGGGTCCCCGCCAACATGATCGGCGGCGTGGTCGGTGGGGTCGTACTGCTGGCGGTCATCCTCACCGCCTGGCGATTGGAAGTCCGCGCGACCCGCACCAACCTCATCGTCGCCGGAGCCATCGCGGGCGTGTCCGGCACCGCGGCGTCGATCGGCGGCCCGCCCGCCGCCGTCGTACTGCAGCATGAACACGGCCCGCGTCTTCGGGCCACCCTCGCCGCGTTCTTCCTGATCGGCTCGATCGCGTCCTTGGCCGCGCTGGCGATCGGCGGTCGGCTCACCTCACACCAACTCCTGTACGGCGCTTCGTGGATCCCCGCACTGGCCCTCGGTTTTGCCCTGGCGGTGCCACTGCAAAAGCGCCTACGCGGCCCACGCCTACGGATCGCCGTACTAGTCATCGCCGCAGCCTCGTCAATCGTCGTAATCCTCCGCTCCATCCTCTAA
- a CDS encoding cold shock domain-containing protein — translation MTGSGRATVQVWYAEEGWGVLESPSTPGGCWAHFSHIEMTGYHSLDAGDAVDFRWESADQDGYAYRATWVRKVK, via the coding sequence TTGACCGGTTCGGGCCGTGCGACGGTCCAGGTTTGGTACGCCGAGGAGGGCTGGGGTGTGCTCGAAAGCCCCAGCACTCCTGGCGGCTGCTGGGCGCATTTCAGCCATATCGAGATGACGGGTTACCACTCGCTCGATGCGGGTGACGCGGTCGACTTCCGCTGGGAGTCGGCCGACCAGGACGGGTACGCCTACCGAGCGACGTGGGTGCGCAAAGTCAAGTGA
- the acnA gene encoding aconitate hydratase AcnA: MASVDSFGAKGALEVNGQSFEIFRLAGIEGAETLPYSLKVLLENLLRTEDGANITADHINKLGNWDPAAAPDTEIQFTPARVIMQDFTGVPCVVDLATMREAVAELGGDPTKINPLAPAELVIDHSVIIDVFGRPDAFERNVELEYERNGERYQFLRWGQTAFDDFKVVPPGTGIVHQVNIEHLARTVMVRNGQAYPDTCVGTDSHTTMVNGLGVLGWGVGGIEAEAAMLGQPVSMLIPKVVGFKLTGSVPAGATATDVVLTITQMLRQHGVVGKFVEFYGEGVTAVPLANRATIGNMSPEFGSTCAIFPIDDVTCEYLRLTGRSDDEVALVEAYAKEQGLWHDVSIEPRFSEYLELDLSTVVPSIAGPKRPQDRIALTEAKSSFRGAVEDYADNEDLDVDPAVVGSFPASDPATPNGHGHADDNPHVPHDAPQRPSKKTKITLNGAETELDHGHVVIASITSCTNTSNPSVMLAAALLAKNAVDKGLATKPWVKTSLAPGSKVVTDYYEKAGVTPYLEKLGFHLVGYGCTTCIGNSGPLPEEVSAGVQAADLAVVSVLSGNRNFEGRINPDVKMNYLASPPLVIAYALAGTMDFDFETDALGKDTDGNDVFLKDIWPAADDVEKVIATSINREMFTKDYADVFAGDERWQSLPTPEGKTFDWAPDSTYVRKPPYFDGMAKEPSPVTDITGARVLAKLGDSVTTDHISPAGSIKADSPAGKYLAEHNVDRKDFNSYGSRRGNHEVMIRGTFANIRLRNQIAPGTEGGFTRDFTKADAPVTSIYEASEAYAEAGTPLVILAGKEYGSGSSRDWAAKGTALLGAKAVITESFERIHRSNLIGMGVLPLQFPEGETAESLGLTGEETFDISGVTELNEGRIPRTVKVKVTGTDGSVQEFDAVVRIDTPGEADYYRNGGILQYVLRSLIAS; the protein is encoded by the coding sequence ATGGCCAGCGTCGACAGCTTCGGTGCCAAGGGCGCACTCGAAGTCAACGGGCAGTCGTTTGAGATCTTCAGGTTGGCGGGCATCGAGGGGGCGGAGACACTTCCGTACTCCCTCAAGGTGCTGCTCGAGAACCTGCTGCGCACCGAGGACGGCGCGAACATCACCGCCGACCACATCAACAAGCTCGGCAACTGGGATCCGGCCGCGGCCCCCGATACCGAGATCCAGTTCACCCCGGCCCGCGTGATCATGCAGGACTTCACCGGTGTGCCGTGTGTGGTCGACCTCGCCACCATGCGCGAGGCGGTCGCCGAGCTCGGTGGCGACCCGACCAAGATCAACCCGCTGGCCCCGGCCGAGCTGGTGATCGACCACTCGGTCATCATCGACGTCTTCGGCCGGCCGGACGCGTTCGAGCGCAACGTCGAGCTGGAGTACGAGCGCAACGGTGAGCGCTACCAGTTCCTGCGCTGGGGCCAGACGGCCTTCGACGACTTCAAGGTCGTCCCGCCGGGCACCGGCATCGTGCACCAGGTCAACATCGAGCACCTCGCCCGTACGGTCATGGTCCGCAACGGCCAGGCCTACCCGGACACCTGCGTCGGCACCGACAGCCACACCACGATGGTGAACGGCCTCGGCGTGCTCGGCTGGGGCGTCGGCGGCATCGAGGCCGAGGCGGCCATGCTCGGCCAGCCCGTCTCGATGCTGATCCCGAAGGTCGTGGGCTTCAAGCTGACCGGGTCCGTCCCGGCCGGCGCGACCGCGACCGATGTGGTGCTCACCATCACCCAGATGCTTCGCCAGCACGGCGTCGTCGGCAAGTTCGTCGAGTTCTACGGCGAGGGCGTCACCGCGGTGCCGCTGGCCAACCGCGCGACCATCGGCAACATGAGCCCGGAGTTCGGCTCGACCTGCGCGATCTTCCCGATCGACGACGTCACCTGTGAGTACCTGCGGTTGACCGGCCGTTCGGACGACGAGGTCGCCCTGGTCGAGGCGTATGCCAAGGAGCAGGGCCTCTGGCACGACGTGTCGATCGAGCCGCGCTTCTCGGAGTACCTCGAGCTCGACCTGTCCACCGTCGTGCCGTCGATCGCCGGCCCGAAGCGCCCGCAGGACCGGATCGCGCTGACCGAGGCGAAGTCGTCGTTCCGCGGTGCCGTCGAGGACTATGCCGACAACGAGGACCTCGACGTCGACCCGGCAGTCGTCGGCAGCTTCCCGGCCAGCGACCCCGCCACGCCGAACGGTCACGGGCACGCGGACGACAACCCGCACGTGCCGCATGACGCGCCGCAGCGGCCGTCGAAGAAGACCAAGATCACGCTGAACGGCGCCGAGACCGAGCTCGACCACGGCCACGTCGTGATCGCCTCGATCACCTCGTGCACCAACACGTCGAACCCGTCGGTCATGCTGGCCGCCGCGCTGCTCGCGAAGAACGCCGTGGACAAGGGCCTCGCGACCAAGCCGTGGGTGAAGACGTCGCTGGCGCCGGGTTCGAAGGTCGTCACGGACTACTACGAGAAGGCCGGCGTAACGCCGTACCTGGAGAAGCTCGGCTTCCACCTGGTCGGCTACGGCTGCACGACCTGTATCGGCAACTCGGGCCCGCTGCCCGAAGAGGTCTCGGCCGGCGTCCAGGCGGCCGATCTCGCCGTCGTGTCGGTGCTGTCGGGTAACCGCAACTTCGAGGGCCGGATCAACCCGGACGTGAAGATGAACTACCTGGCCTCGCCGCCGCTGGTGATCGCGTACGCGCTGGCCGGCACGATGGACTTCGACTTCGAGACCGATGCCCTCGGCAAGGACACCGACGGGAACGACGTCTTTTTGAAGGACATCTGGCCCGCCGCCGATGACGTCGAGAAGGTCATCGCCACCTCGATCAACCGCGAGATGTTCACCAAGGACTACGCGGACGTCTTCGCCGGTGACGAGCGCTGGCAGTCGCTGCCGACGCCCGAGGGCAAGACGTTCGACTGGGCGCCCGACTCGACGTACGTGCGCAAGCCTCCGTACTTCGACGGCATGGCCAAGGAGCCGTCGCCGGTCACCGACATCACCGGTGCGCGGGTGCTGGCCAAGCTGGGCGACTCGGTCACGACGGACCACATCTCGCCGGCCGGTTCGATCAAGGCCGACAGCCCGGCCGGTAAGTACCTGGCGGAGCACAACGTCGACCGCAAGGACTTCAACTCGTACGGCTCGCGTCGTGGCAACCACGAGGTGATGATCCGGGGCACGTTCGCCAACATCCGGCTGCGCAACCAGATCGCGCCGGGCACCGAGGGCGGCTTCACCCGCGACTTCACCAAGGCAGACGCTCCCGTCACCTCGATCTACGAGGCTTCGGAGGCATACGCCGAGGCCGGTACGCCGCTGGTCATCCTGGCCGGCAAGGAGTACGGCTCGGGTTCGTCGCGCGACTGGGCCGCGAAGGGTACGGCGCTGCTGGGCGCGAAGGCCGTCATCACCGAGTCCTTCGAGCGCATCCACCGGTCGAACCTGATCGGTATGGGCGTGCTGCCGCTGCAGTTCCCCGAAGGCGAGACCGCCGAGTCCCTCGGTCTCACCGGCGAGGAGACCTTCGACATCTCGGGTGTCACCGAGCTGAACGAGGGACGCATCCCGCGCACGGTGAAGGTCAAGGTCACCGGTACGGATGGTTCGGTGCAGGAGTTCGACGCGGTGGTTCGCATCGATACGCCTGGTGAGGCGGACTACTACCGCAACGGCGGCATCCTGCAGTACGTGCTCCGTTCGCTGATCGCTAGCTGA
- a CDS encoding LLM class F420-dependent oxidoreductase, protein MLLRVFTEPQQGASYDDQLAMARKTEECGFDAFFRSDHYLVMGDRDGLPGPTDSWITLAGLARETSRIRLGTLVSSATFRNPGVLAISVAQVDQMSGGRVEFGLGAGWYAEEHAAYGLEFPDTIGRFDRFEEQLEVITGLWKTPVGETYDYTGKHYSLTDSPALPKPAQDPHPPIIIGGAGKKRTPALAAKYAAEFNAGFRSLDVTTGLFSQVRTACSAIGRDPETLALSVAHPTIVGKDDADVRRRAAAIGRDADDLRATAIAGTPAEVVDRLGQFAEAGATRAYLQILDWHDLDHLDLIASDVLPQVS, encoded by the coding sequence ATGTTGCTTAGAGTCTTCACCGAACCGCAGCAGGGCGCGTCGTACGACGACCAGCTCGCGATGGCCCGCAAGACGGAAGAGTGCGGGTTCGACGCGTTCTTCCGGTCCGACCACTACCTGGTGATGGGCGATCGGGACGGCCTGCCCGGGCCGACCGACTCCTGGATCACCCTGGCTGGACTGGCCCGCGAGACTAGCCGGATCCGGCTCGGCACGCTCGTCAGCTCGGCCACGTTCCGCAATCCGGGCGTGCTCGCGATCAGCGTCGCGCAGGTCGACCAGATGAGCGGCGGCCGGGTCGAGTTCGGCCTCGGCGCCGGCTGGTACGCCGAGGAGCACGCGGCGTACGGGCTGGAGTTCCCGGACACGATCGGCCGGTTCGACCGGTTCGAGGAGCAGCTCGAGGTGATCACCGGGCTGTGGAAGACGCCGGTCGGGGAGACGTACGACTACACCGGTAAGCATTACTCGCTGACCGACTCCCCAGCTCTGCCGAAGCCCGCGCAGGACCCGCATCCGCCGATCATCATCGGTGGTGCCGGCAAGAAGCGCACGCCCGCGCTGGCCGCGAAGTACGCCGCCGAGTTCAACGCGGGTTTCCGCTCGCTCGACGTCACGACCGGCCTGTTCAGCCAGGTCCGTACGGCGTGCTCGGCGATCGGGCGCGACCCGGAGACGCTCGCGCTGTCCGTCGCGCACCCCACGATCGTCGGCAAGGACGACGCCGACGTACGCCGCCGCGCGGCCGCCATCGGCCGGGACGCGGACGACCTGCGCGCGACCGCCATCGCCGGTACGCCGGCCGAGGTGGTCGACCGACTCGGCCAATTCGCCGAAGCCGGCGCGACCCGTGCGTACCTCCAGATCCTCGACTGGCACGACCTCGACCACCTCGACCTGATCGCCAGCGACGTCCTCCCGCAAGTGAGCTAA